CGTACTCGAGCATCACATAGTTTGTGATGTCCACGAGATTGTTGATGCTTCGTAAACCTACAGCTTCTAATCGCTGCTTCATCCAAGCTGGAGAAGGACCGACTTTCACAGTCTTCACCACACAACCGGCAAATCGCGCACAGCGCTCCGGCTCTTCGATGGTCACATCCACCTCACCCATATACTGCGAGCGAGTCAGCTCGATCTTAGGTCGACGAAATGGACGCTTTAATAAGGCCGAGAGCTCCATCGCTAAACCGAGGTGACTTAAGCAGTCCGCGCGGTTGGGAGTGACATTCACTTCGAGAATAATATCATTAAGCCCTTGCTTCTCTGCAAAGGACTGACCCGGCTGACCTTCCTTATAAATAAGAATGCCATCACCCTCTTGATCTAGGCCGAGCTCTTTGGTCGAGCACAGCATCCCTTGCGATTCCACGCCGCGAATTTTAGAAATTTTAATGGCGAAGTCTCCGGGCAATATGGCGCCCGGAAGAGCCGCAACGACATAATCGCCCGCTTTATGATTTTTAGCTCCGCAAATGATTTGTGCCGTAGTGGCTTGGCCGATATCCACCTGACAAAGCGTGAGTTTATCGGCATCGGGATGCTTATCGACAGTGATCAGTTTTCCGATCACGACATTTTTATACTTTTGAGCGGTATCATCGATGCCTTCAATCTCAAGTCCCGCGGCCGTTAGAATTTTTCCGAGCTCTTCCGGCTGAGAGCGGTAGTCACCAATATCGATGTAATCACTGAGCCAGTTCCAAGAAATCTTCATCGGAATTGCTCCAAGAAGCGGAGATCATTTTCCATAAACAGTCGAATATCATTCACGCCGTACTTAATGATCGCCATACGCTCAATTCCAAATCCAAAAGCAAATCCCTGCCAGCTCTGCGGATCGATGTTGACCGCCTTAAGCACATTGGGATGCACGAGCCCACTGCCACCGATTTCGATCCAGCCTGTGTGTTTACAAAGTCGACAGCCCTTGCCTTCACACATGGGACACGAGCAATCCACTTCCGCCGAAGGCTCCGTGAAAGGGAAATAGCTGGGACGAAATCGTGTTTTAATATTGGGACCAAAAAACTCTTTAATGAAAAACGAGATCGTGCCTTTAAGATCGGCCATGGACACCTGGCGATCCACCAGCAAAGCTTCGATCTGATGAAAGTGAGGCGAATGGGTGGCATCGTAATCGTTTCGGAAAACTCCACCGGGCGCCAAGATGCGAATGGGTGGTTTTTCGGTGAGCATGGTGCGAATTTGAATGGGACTTGTGTGCGTTCGCAAAACAAAATTATCGTCGATGTAAAAGGTGTCCTGCATGTCTCGCGAAGAGTGATCTTTCGGAATATTCAAAAACGTAAAATTATTATCGTCGGACTCAATCATTGGGCCTGTGCGCACTGAAAAACCGATGCGGGCTAAAATTCCCACGATCTCATCAATAGTTTGTGGAATTAAATGCCTTGCACCCAAAGGCAACGGAGCTCCCGGTAAAGTCAGATCAATCTCTTCGGTGGCGAGTTTTTTATTGAGCTCTTGAGTTTGTAAGTCGTTAGAAAGTTGCTCGAAAAGTTGGGTGAGTTCGTCGCGAACGGTGTTGACGTGTTTACCAAAGCTCGCGCGCTCCTCCGGAGCTAAAGAGCCCATCTCCTTCATGATCAAAGTGAGTTGGCCTTGTTTCCCAAAATACTTCACCTTGGCCTGCTGAAGGGCCTCGCTATTTTGAGCGCTTTTAATGTCATTTTCTGCACTATTTTTAAGATCTTGCAGTTTTTTAGGGAGCATCCGCAAAATATTATTGTTTCTCGGGATTTTATCAATCATATTGGGCTCAACATGGCGCACAAAAATCCATCGAATCGCAGTCCCATGGGCCATCACAAAGGCGCCCATCTTCGCAAGGGAAACCATAAAAAACCTCAGGTGATCCTTACTCCTCAGCAGGCGGAAGAGCGTCTTGCCGATATTTTCTATAATCACGAGTTTGGCCATATCTCTCGCGACGTTCAGGCTCAGCTCGTTCGGTTCTACGAGCTCTTGATGAACCAACAGCAAAAAGAAAATTTTACCCGTCTTTTGAGTTTTAGAGATGTGGCGATCAAACACTTTATCGACTGTTTAATTATCCCACAACTCACTCAGCTCACCTTCCCCCTTTTGGACATGGGTACGGGCCCGGGTTTCCCGGGAATTCCCTTAAGATTGATTGTTCCTCAAGAGAATAAAATTATTCTCGCCGAGGGAGTTCAGAAGCGCGTGGAGTTTTTAAAACAGGTGCGCGAGGAGCTTAAACTCGAAAATTTAGATATCCTTGGCAAAAATATTACTCCGGCTTTTGTTTATCCAGTGAATGGCGTGATCACTCGTGCTGTCGAAGATGTCGGGAACACTCTAAAAAATGTTTTGAACTGTCTTAAGGTGGGCGGCAAAGTCTTTTTGATGAAAGGCCCGGGCGTCGATCCCGAAATTCAGCCAGCACTCAAAGAATGGGGCCAGCACTACGAGCTCTCGCAGGACACCGCTTATACTTTACCTCACTCCCCGCACGAGCGGAGACTGTTGGTCTTCACTAAAATTAAGTCTGCTGAAGTTATTCCTGAGGAAGAGATCGACGATGACGATTTCTAAAACTCGAATTAAAAAAATCGAAAGCCCTTCGAACTCGATTTACAAACAACTTTTAGAACTGAGCACCTCTCGTGGTATGCAAGAGCATGGACAATGTCTCGTGAGCGGCGAAAAGATTATCGAAGAGCATCTGAGTGAAGCTTCGTTTAAAGACATGTTTT
This sequence is a window from Bdellovibrionales bacterium. Protein-coding genes within it:
- a CDS encoding class I SAM-dependent methyltransferase translates to MAHKNPSNRSPMGHHKGAHLRKGNHKKPQVILTPQQAEERLADIFYNHEFGHISRDVQAQLVRFYELLMNQQQKENFTRLLSFRDVAIKHFIDCLIIPQLTQLTFPLLDMGTGPGFPGIPLRLIVPQENKIILAEGVQKRVEFLKQVREELKLENLDILGKNITPAFVYPVNGVITRAVEDVGNTLKNVLNCLKVGGKVFLMKGPGVDPEIQPALKEWGQHYELSQDTAYTLPHSPHERRLLVFTKIKSAEVIPEEEIDDDDF
- the pheS gene encoding phenylalanine--tRNA ligase subunit alpha — translated: MLPKKLQDLKNSAENDIKSAQNSEALQQAKVKYFGKQGQLTLIMKEMGSLAPEERASFGKHVNTVRDELTQLFEQLSNDLQTQELNKKLATEEIDLTLPGAPLPLGARHLIPQTIDEIVGILARIGFSVRTGPMIESDDNNFTFLNIPKDHSSRDMQDTFYIDDNFVLRTHTSPIQIRTMLTEKPPIRILAPGGVFRNDYDATHSPHFHQIEALLVDRQVSMADLKGTISFFIKEFFGPNIKTRFRPSYFPFTEPSAEVDCSCPMCEGKGCRLCKHTGWIEIGGSGLVHPNVLKAVNIDPQSWQGFAFGFGIERMAIIKYGVNDIRLFMENDLRFLEQFR